A window from Micromonospora profundi encodes these proteins:
- a CDS encoding peptidase, with translation MRTPLFRSLVALLAAGGATLLPAAAAAAPTPSPGATPVTRAGTSFLTATPITAGQPVRVDASVGDHLYWSFPATAGQVHEISATVTFPKARSGASTWTVDVFDGLRRRQACTAGAQTPTVDAKASSVALGCTLREVRPWAEPWSADPLPGTYVVRLSVVELPEPDLGAPIDVDLLVGVVADRGSSAEDGELAAPLVANTKAGTVLTAVPTEDPEADDEGDSLAAWLPDLGSRWIWTGVGGVLAAVAGVVGFALTRRPRRA, from the coding sequence ATGCGTACACCGCTGTTCCGCTCGCTCGTCGCGCTGCTCGCCGCCGGTGGGGCCACGCTGCTGCCCGCGGCGGCCGCCGCCGCCCCCACGCCGTCGCCGGGCGCCACCCCTGTGACCCGCGCCGGCACCTCGTTCCTCACCGCCACCCCGATCACCGCCGGGCAGCCGGTACGGGTGGACGCCTCGGTCGGCGACCACCTGTACTGGTCGTTCCCTGCCACCGCCGGGCAGGTGCACGAGATCAGTGCCACCGTCACCTTCCCGAAGGCACGCTCCGGCGCGTCCACCTGGACCGTCGACGTCTTCGACGGGCTGCGGCGGCGGCAGGCCTGCACCGCCGGGGCGCAGACCCCGACGGTGGACGCGAAGGCGTCGAGCGTGGCGCTGGGCTGCACACTGCGCGAGGTGCGGCCCTGGGCGGAGCCGTGGTCGGCCGACCCGCTGCCCGGCACGTACGTCGTCCGGCTCTCCGTTGTGGAACTGCCCGAGCCGGACCTCGGCGCGCCCATCGACGTGGACCTGCTCGTCGGAGTCGTCGCCGACCGGGGCTCCTCGGCCGAGGACGGTGAGCTGGCCGCGCCACTTGTGGCGAACACCAAGGCGGGGACAGTGCTCACCGCCGTACCCACGGAGGACCCGGAGGCCGACGACGAAGGTGACTCGCTGGCGGCCTGGCTGCCGGATCTCGGCTCGCGCTGGATCTGGACCGGCGTGGGCGGCGTGCTCGCCGCCGTGGCCGGCGTGGTCGGCTTCGCCCTGACGCGGCGTCCCCGACGCGCCTGA
- a CDS encoding 4'-phosphopantetheinyl transferase family protein: protein MRDLLPPTVAVAVAGPDDWAGKLLAAEQECLGERAVQARRRDFTAGRVCARRALTDLGLPATAVPAAADRAPVWPAGVVGSITHTSGYCAAAAARATDLRSVGMDAERHREINTGVRRLVLLPEEEENCARLPAGTSWPVVYFSAKETVYKVWYPVVGSWLDFHDAHLSIDPDAGTFTARIAPSRVDAADVVDPPATIAGRFVVADGLVRTAAVLPLS from the coding sequence ATGCGTGACCTGCTGCCCCCGACGGTGGCCGTGGCCGTCGCCGGCCCCGACGACTGGGCCGGGAAGCTGCTCGCCGCCGAGCAGGAATGCCTCGGCGAACGGGCGGTACAGGCCCGTCGCCGGGACTTCACCGCCGGCCGCGTCTGCGCCCGCCGGGCACTGACCGACCTCGGCCTGCCGGCGACGGCGGTACCGGCCGCCGCCGACCGCGCGCCCGTCTGGCCTGCCGGCGTCGTCGGCAGCATCACCCACACCAGCGGCTACTGCGCCGCCGCCGCAGCCCGCGCCACCGACCTCCGGTCCGTCGGTATGGACGCCGAGCGGCACCGCGAAATCAACACCGGGGTACGCCGACTCGTGCTGCTGCCCGAGGAGGAGGAGAACTGCGCCCGGCTGCCCGCCGGCACCTCCTGGCCGGTCGTCTACTTCAGCGCCAAGGAGACCGTCTACAAGGTCTGGTACCCGGTCGTCGGCAGCTGGTTGGACTTCCACGACGCCCACCTGAGCATCGACCCGGACGCCGGTACGTTCACCGCACGGATCGCACCCTCCCGGGTGGACGCCGCCGACGTCGTCGACCCACCCGCCACGATCGCCGGGCGGTTCGTTGTCGCCGACGGCCTGGTCCGTACCGCCGCCGTCCTCCCGCTCAGCTGA
- a CDS encoding DUF4352 domain-containing protein translates to MTHPQPPSGPQDPQQPNPEPPAQPNPEPPAQPNPEPPAQPNPEPPAQPNPEPPAQPNPEPPAQPNPEPPAQPNPATPAQPNPATPAQPNPATPPQTAADPTAPTAPESPSPWSPPPPLVFGAQQPAAPQPSHGGEPQQPSVSEQPPFSSAPQPPFTGDQQPPPFSSPPQPPFTGAPQPPFASDQPPFTGAPQPTPPYSSPPYSSPPGPHWQQQAPFAAGGYPPAGGGGGYPPPTGPGYPPPTGPGYPPPAGPGYPPGMPPPATGANSTKTVLIIVVIAAVLALLCCVGGIVTMVVGANRTANETIESIPELGGPAPAPSSTGGPSMNMPAGNSAQIDDDRGVMKVTVTKFSTATEPCRTSGPKPDKGMYLIADVTVSIVEGTGSINQLYFWWIAADGTRTSTIVGILSGCGTTLRSGTNLTAGTTHTGTIVFNVPDTNGTLEYQHRFRTAASWKP, encoded by the coding sequence TTGACCCACCCCCAGCCCCCCAGCGGGCCGCAGGACCCTCAACAGCCGAACCCGGAGCCACCGGCCCAGCCGAACCCGGAGCCACCGGCCCAGCCGAACCCGGAGCCACCGGCCCAGCCGAACCCGGAGCCACCGGCCCAGCCGAACCCGGAGCCACCGGCCCAGCCGAACCCGGAGCCACCGGCCCAGCCGAACCCGGAGCCACCGGCCCAGCCGAACCCGGCGACACCGGCCCAGCCGAACCCGGCGACACCGGCCCAGCCGAACCCGGCGACACCTCCGCAGACCGCCGCCGACCCGACCGCCCCGACGGCGCCCGAATCGCCCAGCCCGTGGTCGCCACCTCCACCGCTGGTGTTCGGCGCGCAGCAGCCTGCCGCGCCGCAGCCCTCCCACGGCGGTGAGCCGCAGCAGCCGTCCGTCAGCGAGCAGCCGCCGTTCTCCAGCGCACCGCAGCCGCCGTTCACCGGCGACCAGCAGCCACCGCCGTTCTCGAGCCCGCCGCAGCCGCCGTTCACCGGCGCACCGCAGCCGCCGTTCGCTAGCGACCAGCCGCCGTTCACCGGCGCACCGCAGCCGACCCCGCCGTACTCCTCCCCGCCGTACTCGTCCCCGCCGGGTCCGCACTGGCAGCAGCAGGCGCCGTTCGCAGCCGGTGGGTACCCGCCCGCCGGCGGCGGCGGTGGTTATCCGCCGCCGACCGGGCCGGGCTACCCGCCGCCGACCGGGCCGGGTTACCCGCCGCCGGCTGGGCCGGGTTATCCGCCCGGCATGCCGCCGCCCGCGACGGGGGCGAACTCCACGAAGACCGTGCTGATCATCGTGGTCATCGCAGCCGTGCTTGCCCTGCTGTGCTGCGTGGGCGGCATCGTGACGATGGTCGTCGGTGCGAACCGCACCGCGAACGAGACGATCGAGTCCATACCCGAACTCGGGGGGCCGGCGCCCGCCCCGTCGTCCACCGGCGGCCCGTCGATGAACATGCCGGCGGGGAACTCCGCGCAGATCGACGACGACCGGGGCGTCATGAAGGTCACCGTGACCAAGTTCAGCACCGCCACCGAACCGTGCAGGACGAGCGGCCCCAAGCCCGACAAGGGCATGTACCTGATCGCCGACGTGACCGTGTCGATCGTCGAGGGCACCGGCTCGATCAACCAGCTGTACTTCTGGTGGATCGCCGCCGACGGCACCAGGACCAGCACCATCGTCGGGATTTTGTCCGGCTGCGGCACGACGCTGCGGTCCGGCACCAACCTGACCGCCGGCACCACCCACACCGGCACCATCGTGTTCAACGTGCCCGACACCAACGGCACTCTGGAGTACCAGCACAGGTTCAGGACCGCCGCCAGCTGGAAGCCGTGA
- a CDS encoding SRPBCC family protein, with product MTQAATAVVRRQIVVDAPIEQAFTVFVERFGDFKPREHNLLTVPIAATVFEPRVGGHIYDRGVDGSECRWARILAYEPPTRVVFSWDIGPTWQPEPDPDLASEVEVAFIVEAPGRTRIALEHRHLERHGPGWESVRDGVDSDAGWSLYLGRYLSLFGGDS from the coding sequence ATGACGCAAGCAGCTACGGCGGTGGTGCGCCGGCAAATCGTCGTCGATGCGCCCATCGAGCAGGCTTTCACCGTATTCGTCGAGCGGTTCGGCGACTTCAAGCCCCGCGAGCACAACCTGCTCACGGTCCCCATCGCCGCGACAGTGTTCGAGCCGAGGGTCGGCGGGCACATCTACGACCGGGGTGTCGACGGCAGTGAATGCCGGTGGGCGCGCATCCTCGCGTACGAGCCGCCGACCCGCGTCGTCTTCAGCTGGGACATCGGGCCGACCTGGCAACCCGAACCCGACCCGGACCTCGCCAGCGAGGTCGAAGTCGCCTTCATCGTCGAGGCACCGGGCCGGACCCGGATCGCGCTGGAACACCGGCATCTTGAGCGGCACGGCCCTGGCTGGGAGTCCGTTCGAGACGGAGTCGACAGCGACGCCGGATGGTCGCTCTATCTCGGCCGCTATCTCTCCCTCTTCGGCGGCGACAGCTAG
- a CDS encoding ArsR/SmtB family transcription factor, giving the protein MVTYGVHPGWEALGDPSRLAIVQRLAERPCAVGELADELPISRPAVSQHLKVLKSAGLVVDHPMGTRRVYRLSPDGLAALRDQLDTFWRRALDGYQDIVEETEERP; this is encoded by the coding sequence GTGGTGACTTACGGAGTGCATCCAGGCTGGGAGGCGCTGGGTGATCCCAGCAGGCTCGCCATCGTTCAGCGCCTGGCCGAGAGACCCTGCGCCGTGGGGGAGCTGGCAGACGAGCTGCCCATCAGTCGACCAGCCGTGTCGCAGCACCTCAAGGTGCTCAAGAGCGCGGGCCTGGTGGTCGACCACCCGATGGGAACCCGTCGCGTCTACCGGCTGAGTCCGGATGGGCTGGCCGCACTACGGGACCAGCTCGACACGTTCTGGCGACGGGCGCTGGACGGCTATCAGGACATCGTCGAAGAGACCGAGGAGCGTCCATGA
- the sepX gene encoding divisome protein SepX/GlpR, which produces MRVPTSVLLAVLAAAGLLALAPALVRRYDATERLVAERAQSTARVLQRRRRRRTVPGRRPVHPPRSLTITLSEDATTGRLAAPVSAPPAARRSGRLRAVPPAPKRSRRRPPPRRQHTPAVYRRRRVLAALLLLNFVELIGVLFVSPGFWISFSVTFLLLAMYVVHLRGQALAGRRRRRARAREAAWLAARQAEVRREQARRAAARREAQRRLAAQREGVRRAAMGLDRPGDLPAAVNGGSVSYRRSGGLRGRPYEAGRGA; this is translated from the coding sequence GTGAGGGTGCCGACCTCGGTGCTCCTCGCCGTCCTCGCCGCCGCCGGCCTGCTCGCCCTGGCCCCGGCGCTGGTTCGCCGGTACGACGCCACCGAGCGGCTGGTGGCGGAGCGGGCGCAGTCGACGGCGCGGGTGCTCCAGCGCCGCCGACGGCGCCGCACTGTGCCCGGACGGCGACCCGTCCACCCTCCGCGCTCCCTCACCATCACTCTGAGTGAGGACGCGACTACAGGTAGGTTGGCCGCGCCGGTCTCCGCGCCCCCGGCAGCCCGCCGCTCCGGCCGGCTGCGCGCCGTACCGCCGGCCCCCAAGCGGTCCCGTCGCCGCCCGCCGCCGCGCCGACAGCACACCCCCGCCGTGTACCGCCGCCGCCGCGTACTCGCCGCCCTGCTGCTGCTCAACTTCGTCGAGTTGATCGGCGTGCTGTTCGTCAGCCCCGGCTTCTGGATCAGCTTCTCGGTCACCTTCCTGCTGCTTGCCATGTACGTCGTCCACCTGCGCGGTCAGGCCCTCGCCGGTCGCCGCCGACGCCGCGCCCGGGCCCGCGAAGCGGCCTGGTTGGCCGCCCGCCAGGCCGAGGTCCGCCGCGAACAGGCCCGCCGTGCCGCTGCCCGCCGCGAGGCGCAACGCCGCCTGGCGGCCCAGCGCGAAGGGGTACGCCGAGCCGCCATGGGCCTCGACCGCCCCGGAGACCTGCCGGCGGCCGTCAACGGTGGCTCGGTGTCGTACCGACGCTCCGGCGGGCTACGTGGCCGCCCCTATGAGGCGGGCCGAGGAGCCTGA
- a CDS encoding GNAT family N-acetyltransferase, which produces MSLFGPVRAPGWPAVLADGPVLLRPYRRSDAAAWSEVRRANRAWLAPWESSLPGSWDELNSPAAFRWVHRDQRRSAREGEGMPFAVCLREGDRDRLVGHINVGSIVRRAFCSGYVGYWVDARVAGQGVIPTALALAVDHAFGPGGLHRVEVNIRPENRPSRRVVEKLGFREEAYHVRYMHIDGAWRDHIGYAMTSEEIAAEGGLLARWHRVRANAR; this is translated from the coding sequence GTGAGTCTCTTCGGACCCGTGCGGGCACCCGGCTGGCCGGCGGTGCTGGCCGACGGCCCGGTGTTGCTGCGTCCCTACCGGCGCTCCGACGCGGCGGCCTGGTCTGAGGTACGCCGGGCCAACCGGGCCTGGCTGGCGCCCTGGGAGTCGTCGCTGCCCGGAAGTTGGGACGAGCTGAACTCGCCTGCCGCGTTCCGCTGGGTGCACCGCGACCAGCGCCGGTCCGCCCGGGAGGGCGAAGGCATGCCGTTCGCGGTCTGTCTGCGTGAGGGCGACCGGGATCGACTGGTCGGGCACATCAACGTTGGCAGCATCGTCCGGCGTGCCTTCTGCTCCGGATACGTCGGCTACTGGGTGGACGCCCGGGTCGCCGGTCAGGGCGTGATCCCGACGGCGCTGGCGCTCGCCGTGGACCACGCGTTCGGGCCGGGCGGGCTGCACCGGGTGGAGGTCAACATCCGACCGGAGAACCGGCCCTCCCGGCGGGTTGTGGAAAAACTCGGCTTCCGCGAGGAGGCGTACCACGTGCGCTACATGCACATCGACGGCGCCTGGCGGGACCACATCGGATACGCGATGACGAGCGAGGAGATCGCCGCCGAGGGCGGTCTTTTGGCCCGCTGGCATCGGGTACGCGCAAACGCCCGGTGA
- a CDS encoding molybdopterin molybdotransferase MoeA yields MTATADAEAAANELTPLADYLGSVLRRLRALPPLDLDLTQAHGNVLAEDVVAPHAFPAFDQAAVDGYAARWEDISGGGRGPSYVPAPSGTPGGRTIRLNVVGDLGAASWRPVRLTPGSCFSVAAGAPLPVAADVVVPVEWTDQGMAAVEIFRAPKRGYGVRRAGEELAVGTLLARAGTYVSPALVAVFAATGIGHVVVRPSPRVVIVATGDELVDVGRGSQPGQVVDANSHALTAAAAEVGALAYRVGICDDDPEGLRGLLEDQTLRADLIITTGGTGTGPGDMVRRILSRREGGRAGPVTFTDVALYPGTALGFGTVGAEEVPVVCLPGDPGAALIGFEVLARPAIQLLAGAEPVFRPSVRAHLLETVSSPGGLREFRPAHVAERRGGGYTVQPLSGGPFTLSGLAEANGLLVLGERVTTAAAGSTVDVLLLDRRR; encoded by the coding sequence ATGACAGCTACGGCCGACGCCGAGGCGGCCGCGAACGAGTTGACGCCGCTCGCCGACTACCTGGGCAGCGTGCTGCGCAGGTTACGAGCGCTGCCGCCACTCGACCTCGACCTCACCCAGGCGCACGGCAACGTCCTCGCCGAGGACGTCGTCGCGCCGCACGCCTTCCCGGCCTTCGATCAGGCGGCCGTGGACGGGTACGCGGCACGCTGGGAGGACATCTCCGGAGGGGGCCGGGGCCCGAGCTACGTCCCGGCCCCATCGGGTACGCCCGGTGGGCGGACCATCCGGCTCAACGTGGTGGGCGACCTGGGCGCGGCGAGTTGGCGACCGGTGCGGCTCACCCCGGGCTCGTGCTTCTCGGTGGCCGCCGGGGCGCCGCTGCCGGTCGCCGCCGACGTCGTGGTCCCTGTCGAATGGACCGACCAGGGCATGGCCGCCGTGGAGATCTTCCGCGCCCCCAAGCGGGGGTACGGGGTGCGCCGCGCCGGTGAGGAGTTGGCCGTCGGCACCCTGCTCGCCCGTGCCGGCACATACGTCTCCCCGGCGCTGGTCGCCGTCTTCGCCGCCACCGGCATCGGGCACGTGGTGGTCCGGCCCAGCCCACGGGTCGTCATCGTGGCCACCGGCGACGAACTTGTCGACGTCGGCCGGGGCAGCCAGCCTGGGCAGGTGGTGGACGCCAACTCGCACGCCTTGACCGCAGCCGCGGCCGAGGTGGGCGCGCTGGCGTACCGGGTGGGTATCTGCGACGACGACCCGGAAGGGCTGCGCGGGCTTCTGGAGGACCAGACCCTGCGCGCCGACCTGATCATCACGACGGGCGGTACCGGCACCGGCCCCGGCGACATGGTGCGCCGTATCCTGTCCCGCCGCGAGGGCGGCCGGGCCGGCCCGGTCACCTTCACCGATGTGGCGCTCTACCCGGGCACCGCGCTCGGCTTCGGCACTGTCGGCGCCGAGGAGGTGCCGGTGGTCTGCCTGCCCGGCGATCCCGGTGCCGCGCTGATCGGCTTCGAGGTGCTGGCGCGTCCCGCCATCCAACTGCTTGCCGGCGCCGAGCCGGTGTTCCGTCCCAGCGTCCGCGCGCACCTGTTGGAGACCGTGTCGTCCCCGGGTGGGCTGCGGGAGTTCCGGCCCGCGCACGTCGCCGAGCGGCGTGGCGGCGGGTACACGGTGCAGCCGCTCAGCGGCGGGCCGTTCACCCTGTCCGGACTGGCCGAGGCGAACGGGCTGCTGGTGCTCGGGGAGCGGGTCACCACCGCCGCCGCCGGCTCCACCGTGGACGTACTGCTGCTCGACCGCCGTCGGTGA
- a CDS encoding UTP--glucose-1-phosphate uridylyltransferase yields MSEHSANPSSTVAATGRPLAVKAVIPAAGLATRFLPATKAVPKELLPVVDRPVLQYIVEEATQAGIGDVLLITGRGKTSMVDHFDRRPDLEARLEEKGDAERLAAVRRPSELAEIYTVRQPEQLGLGHAVGYAESHVGDQPFAVLLGDEFVKPSEPLLPAMLELQARTGGVVLAFFEVDPAETKRYGIASVEPAESELTDIGEVVKVTGMVEKPQPEDAPSNLAVLGRYVLPGKIFDAIRRTKPGSGGEIQLTDAMELLRTEGTPVHAIVYRGTRYDTGMPLGYLQTVVQIAAEREDLGAEFRSWLAEFVKADAAGGSGT; encoded by the coding sequence ATGTCGGAGCACTCAGCGAACCCCTCATCGACGGTCGCCGCAACCGGCCGTCCCCTGGCGGTCAAGGCCGTCATCCCGGCCGCCGGACTGGCCACCCGCTTCCTGCCGGCCACCAAGGCGGTGCCCAAGGAACTGCTACCGGTGGTGGACCGGCCGGTGTTGCAGTACATCGTCGAGGAGGCGACCCAGGCCGGCATCGGCGACGTGTTGCTGATCACCGGACGGGGTAAGACGTCGATGGTGGACCACTTCGACCGTCGCCCCGACCTGGAGGCCAGGCTTGAGGAGAAGGGCGACGCCGAGCGGTTGGCCGCCGTACGCCGGCCGAGTGAGCTGGCCGAGATCTACACCGTCCGGCAGCCGGAGCAGCTCGGGCTCGGTCACGCCGTCGGGTACGCCGAGTCGCACGTCGGTGACCAGCCGTTCGCTGTGCTGCTCGGCGACGAGTTCGTCAAGCCGTCCGAGCCGCTGCTGCCGGCAATGCTTGAGTTGCAGGCCCGCACCGGCGGCGTGGTGCTCGCCTTCTTCGAGGTCGACCCGGCCGAGACCAAGCGGTACGGCATCGCCTCCGTCGAGCCCGCCGAGTCGGAGCTCACCGACATCGGCGAGGTCGTCAAGGTGACAGGCATGGTGGAGAAGCCGCAGCCGGAGGACGCCCCGAGCAACCTCGCCGTGCTCGGCCGGTACGTCCTGCCGGGGAAGATCTTCGACGCGATCCGGCGGACCAAGCCGGGCAGCGGCGGCGAGATCCAGCTGACCGACGCCATGGAGTTGCTGCGTACCGAGGGCACGCCGGTGCACGCGATCGTCTACCGGGGCACCCGCTACGACACCGGCATGCCGCTCGGATACCTGCAGACGGTCGTGCAGATCGCCGCCGAGCGCGAGGACCTCGGCGCCGAGTTCCGTTCCTGGCTGGCCGAGTTCGTGAAGGCCGACGCGGCAGGCGGATCTGGTACATGA
- a CDS encoding diguanylate cyclase — translation MTLRGRLTGAFLVVVLGPVLLGAFFVASTVATVDHSRSIERLAVAASTVRTSVDALCQQLRATADAVALTGEPAVAAGQLVGRGLAAAVLITDVTGQVTYASPGAPPMPWRDCSGPAAASPGPVRALAARVDLHDRAGALVGTVAAAQLVDPAFVARLAAVTGVAVTLLDGGASAARFTHTTESREVRDAVLAAANATHGERVTETTDGRYVRRIGPSSGQPLPLVLSVPSERPPGLPATLAGAVVLAGLLAVLAAWRLARVTTRPLVELAGAVDRVAHGDLTARVPVRSRDELGRLAVAFNRMTRETGSYVAALTSSRDQLRGHLAVLGDTLASTHDLQRILRVILHSAIAATGARAGAVLLVESGGVLVAQCSEGLDGRWPAGDQDGPEPLRVPVGVGVVGAVAATGVPQRGRVEATEIPTGEPRCRTYVAVPFATPGGTTAVGGGTAIPGGGTATLGGSGTAVGGGTTVGGGTTAGSGGTAEADEAGAPAAALGVLALYDRLGADEFDDDDLVTLRTFAGHAAVAVDNVRVHEEAQRLSLTDPLTGLWNYRYLSESIRREVERASRFGRMLSVLALDLDRFKDVNDTYGHAAGDTVLAEFAQRMRGEIREVDLAFRQGGEEFVLLLPETDARGAAIVAERLGAAVRETPVVVEAYAGPIVVTVSVGIAVYPHHGTTGREVLEAADDALYAAKAAGRDTYRVAEIRPDVPMCEIPVPSGAVSPPDGLPRAGRPMHAQREPGGPARSESAAGVPESDPPGPAHARPEPTDDAAATTGEGSRAGPDAGRPGSGGGASSGPHPPRQSRGR, via the coding sequence TCGACGCCCTCTGCCAGCAGCTACGTGCCACGGCCGACGCGGTCGCCCTCACCGGCGAACCCGCCGTCGCCGCCGGCCAGCTCGTCGGCCGAGGACTGGCCGCCGCCGTCCTGATCACCGACGTGACCGGTCAGGTCACCTACGCCTCACCAGGCGCGCCGCCGATGCCGTGGCGGGACTGCTCCGGCCCGGCCGCCGCGTCGCCCGGCCCGGTCCGCGCGCTGGCCGCCCGGGTCGACCTGCACGACCGGGCCGGGGCCCTTGTGGGTACGGTGGCCGCCGCGCAGCTGGTCGACCCCGCCTTCGTGGCCCGGCTCGCGGCGGTCACCGGGGTGGCCGTCACGCTGCTCGACGGGGGTGCGAGTGCCGCCAGGTTCACCCACACCACCGAGTCCCGCGAGGTACGCGACGCGGTGCTTGCCGCCGCCAACGCCACCCACGGCGAACGGGTCACGGAGACCACCGACGGTCGGTACGTGCGGCGGATCGGGCCGTCCAGCGGGCAGCCGCTGCCGTTGGTGCTCTCGGTGCCCAGCGAGCGGCCACCCGGTCTGCCCGCCACGCTTGCCGGCGCGGTCGTGCTGGCCGGGCTGCTCGCCGTGCTGGCCGCCTGGCGACTCGCCCGGGTGACCACCCGACCGCTTGTGGAGCTGGCCGGTGCCGTGGACCGGGTGGCGCACGGAGACCTGACCGCCCGGGTGCCGGTGCGCAGCCGGGACGAACTGGGCCGCCTGGCCGTCGCGTTCAACCGGATGACCCGGGAGACCGGGTCGTACGTCGCGGCGCTCACCAGCAGCCGCGACCAGTTACGCGGGCACCTGGCGGTGCTCGGCGACACCCTGGCCAGCACCCATGACCTGCAACGCATCCTGCGGGTGATCCTGCACAGCGCCATCGCGGCCACCGGTGCGCGGGCCGGCGCGGTGCTGCTTGTGGAGTCCGGCGGGGTGCTCGTCGCGCAGTGCAGCGAAGGGCTGGACGGGCGCTGGCCGGCGGGGGACCAGGACGGCCCGGAGCCGCTGCGGGTGCCGGTGGGCGTCGGCGTGGTGGGTGCGGTGGCCGCAACCGGTGTGCCGCAGCGGGGGCGCGTGGAGGCGACCGAGATCCCGACGGGGGAGCCACGCTGCCGCACGTACGTCGCGGTGCCGTTCGCCACCCCCGGCGGCACGACCGCCGTGGGCGGCGGCACAGCCATCCCCGGTGGCGGCACAGCGACCCTCGGCGGCAGCGGGACCGCCGTGGGCGGCGGGACCACCGTGGGCGGCGGGACCACTGCCGGTTCGGGTGGAACGGCGGAGGCCGACGAGGCCGGCGCGCCGGCGGCGGCGCTGGGAGTGCTGGCCCTCTACGACCGGCTGGGCGCCGACGAGTTCGACGACGACGACCTCGTCACCCTGCGGACCTTCGCCGGGCACGCGGCAGTGGCGGTGGACAACGTCCGGGTGCACGAGGAGGCGCAGCGGCTCTCCCTCACCGACCCGCTCACGGGGCTGTGGAACTACCGCTACCTGAGCGAGTCGATCCGGCGGGAGGTGGAGAGGGCCAGCCGGTTCGGCCGGATGCTCAGCGTGCTCGCCCTCGACCTGGATCGCTTCAAGGACGTCAACGACACGTACGGGCACGCGGCCGGGGACACGGTGCTCGCCGAGTTCGCCCAGCGGATGCGCGGCGAGATCCGCGAGGTGGACCTCGCCTTTCGCCAGGGCGGCGAGGAGTTCGTGCTGCTCCTGCCGGAGACCGACGCCCGGGGCGCGGCGATCGTCGCGGAACGGCTGGGCGCGGCGGTACGGGAGACGCCGGTGGTCGTCGAGGCGTACGCCGGGCCGATCGTGGTGACCGTGTCGGTGGGCATCGCCGTCTACCCGCACCACGGCACCACCGGCCGGGAGGTGCTGGAAGCCGCCGACGACGCCCTCTACGCGGCCAAGGCGGCCGGTCGGGACACCTATCGGGTCGCCGAGATCCGCCCCGACGTGCCGATGTGCGAGATCCCGGTGCCCTCGGGTGCCGTCAGCCCACCCGATGGGCTGCCGCGCGCCGGCCGGCCCATGCACGCCCAACGGGAGCCGGGCGGGCCCGCCCGGTCGGAGTCGGCTGCGGGCGTACCCGAATCGGACCCGCCGGGGCCGGCGCACGCCCGGCCGGAGCCGACCGACGACGCGGCCGCCACCACCGGCGAAGGCTCGCGGGCCGGCCCGGATGCCGGGCGGCCGGGGTCGGGTGGCGGCGCGTCTTCTGGGCCACACCCGCCGCGGCAGAGCCGTGGCCGATAG